A part of Paraliobacillus zengyii genomic DNA contains:
- a CDS encoding SDR family NAD(P)-dependent oxidoreductase: protein MAKLEGKAALITGGAGGIGVATAETFLKEGASVSLVDLDQAALDEAQKSLQQYGKVITIKANVTDEEDVKRYVKETVDTLGSIDIFFNNAGIEGKVKPIVDQTLEDFNKVLNINVSGMFLGLKHVLPIMSKQESGSVINTSSVAGLMGTPGVAPYVTSKHAVIGLTKNAALEAASYNVRVNSIHPSPVNTRMMRSLEKGFNPEDAEQAKEDQEKQIPLGRYGESQDIANLVLFLASDDSSFISGSQYRIDGGMAAS, encoded by the coding sequence ATGGCTAAATTAGAAGGAAAAGCAGCACTAATAACAGGTGGAGCAGGTGGAATCGGTGTGGCGACTGCTGAAACATTTCTTAAAGAAGGCGCTAGTGTTTCCTTAGTCGATTTAGACCAAGCGGCATTAGATGAAGCACAAAAATCTTTACAACAGTATGGAAAAGTAATCACCATTAAGGCTAACGTGACGGATGAAGAAGATGTGAAAAGGTATGTGAAGGAAACAGTTGATACTTTAGGTAGTATCGATATATTCTTTAATAATGCTGGAATTGAAGGAAAAGTGAAACCAATTGTTGACCAAACATTAGAAGATTTTAATAAAGTACTCAATATAAATGTAAGTGGTATGTTCTTAGGCTTAAAACACGTACTACCTATTATGTCAAAACAAGAGAGTGGTAGTGTCATTAATACCTCTTCTGTAGCTGGTTTGATGGGAACGCCAGGAGTAGCACCATATGTCACTTCTAAACATGCCGTAATTGGTTTGACAAAAAACGCAGCATTAGAAGCGGCAAGTTATAATGTCCGCGTTAATTCTATTCATCCTTCCCCAGTGAATACACGGATGATGCGTTCATTAGAAAAAGGATTTAATCCGGAAGATGCAGAGCAAGCAAAAGAAGACCAAGAAAAACAAATTCCATTAGGCAGATATGGCGAATCACAAGATATCGCAAACCTTGTGCTTTTCCTAGCTTCTGATGATAGTAGCTTTATCAGCGGTTCACAATACCGTATTGATGGCGGAATGGCTGCTTCATAA